In the Pyrolobus fumarii 1A genome, one interval contains:
- a CDS encoding DsbA family protein — translation MAGRNKAVWWALAGFMIFIFVAPMLSWMIAGVTPRGSGGTDLYIIYDDKTLNAAEALAKFFRQYNLTVELMPASKLNVEFRAYPVVLLAPTANTNRLQSLGILSLVVRGPEGAPMLPYDLVLQIITKLDAQGQIKGLPMHILANATIYFIEGESPAGKLNRMIFANMFTGMLPLFRALFAANISIATRILNITEAKAMGIPVENLTILPAIVAESRYNLTQGTLTVVHLSGDFYTLAPWAMRQLANILATSGVTEGVEVLETPPNTTGLITYGRPEAPVKAVVYWDFLCPFSARFANETLPSLVAAAKQGRLELFFADLIVHPNAFKLHQMGHCVYEKYGQETFVKYAREAFKAVKYATNATLLSSFREELAKKYNVSNCDASINPDDAQRLGITGTPTVVLWSDGYKRLIILVGVKPVSIYERTVNWLAQKALGK, via the coding sequence TTGGCGGGCAGGAACAAGGCAGTCTGGTGGGCGCTGGCAGGTTTCATGATATTCATTTTCGTGGCTCCTATGCTAAGCTGGATGATTGCTGGCGTGACACCCCGCGGAAGTGGGGGCACAGACCTCTACATAATCTATGACGATAAAACTCTGAACGCGGCGGAGGCGCTCGCCAAGTTCTTCAGACAGTATAACCTTACGGTCGAGTTGATGCCTGCTAGCAAATTGAACGTAGAGTTTCGCGCCTATCCAGTTGTCCTCCTAGCTCCGACCGCCAACACAAATAGGCTACAATCACTCGGTATACTATCCCTCGTGGTCCGGGGGCCCGAAGGTGCACCAATGCTACCCTACGACCTAGTGCTGCAGATAATCACCAAGCTTGACGCGCAGGGCCAGATAAAAGGCCTCCCAATGCACATACTGGCTAACGCCACGATATACTTCATTGAGGGCGAGTCTCCCGCTGGCAAGCTAAACCGCATGATATTCGCCAATATGTTCACGGGCATGTTGCCACTCTTCCGCGCGCTATTCGCCGCTAACATCTCTATTGCAACCAGGATACTGAACATCACAGAAGCAAAGGCCATGGGCATACCCGTTGAGAACCTAACGATACTCCCAGCCATAGTAGCAGAGTCGAGATATAACCTGACGCAGGGCACGCTCACAGTTGTGCACCTCAGCGGTGACTTCTATACGCTCGCACCCTGGGCGATGCGCCAGCTGGCAAACATACTAGCAACCAGTGGCGTCACCGAGGGCGTAGAGGTGCTGGAGACGCCTCCGAACACCACAGGCCTGATAACCTATGGCAGGCCTGAGGCGCCCGTAAAAGCAGTGGTATACTGGGACTTCCTATGCCCATTCTCAGCTAGGTTTGCTAACGAGACGCTGCCAAGCCTAGTTGCGGCGGCCAAGCAGGGCAGACTAGAGCTGTTCTTCGCGGATCTAATCGTGCACCCGAACGCGTTCAAACTACACCAGATGGGTCACTGTGTTTACGAGAAGTACGGCCAAGAGACGTTTGTGAAGTATGCGCGTGAAGCGTTCAAAGCGGTCAAGTATGCTACCAACGCAACGCTGCTCAGCAGCTTCAGAGAGGAGCTCGCAAAGAAGTACAACGTTTCAAACTGTGACGCATCAATAAACCCGGATGACGCCCAGAGGCTAGGCATAACTGGGACGCCAACCGTAGTCCTATGGAGCGATGGGTACAAGCGGCTCATTATTCTTGTGGGTGTGAAGCCGGTCTCGATCTACGAGAGGACGGTCAACTGGCTAGCCCAGAAGGCTCTAGGCAAGTGA
- the amrS gene encoding AmmeMemoRadiSam system radical SAM enzyme, giving the protein MSTPKPVQGEGDALLDKPYVREARLWEPLPDKPGYVKCNLCARRCTIAPGRYGVCGVRKNIGGKLYTLVYGLLTAMNLDPIEKKPLYHFEPGSGVLSISTVGCNFFCQFCQNWEISQSRLEKGLYGKYVPPEEVVEKAKLVGADGIAYTYNEPNIFFEYLYDVAKLAKKEGLYNVMVTNGYWTPEAIRELGNLMDGATVDFKGGGNPEFYKKFMGVPDPSPIYDAILEMKRQGWWIEITNLVVPKYGDKEEDIRRLARWIVENLGPETPFHLLRFHPDYKITWLSPTPVETIERLAKVAMEEGLKHVYIGNVPGHPLEHTYCPNCGEKVIERMGFYILAWRLKEDNRCPRCGYKLNIRGRFHGGGVHITPLLW; this is encoded by the coding sequence TTGTCCACGCCCAAGCCGGTACAGGGGGAGGGCGACGCTCTCCTGGATAAGCCGTATGTACGCGAAGCTAGGCTATGGGAGCCGCTACCCGATAAACCAGGCTACGTGAAGTGTAACCTCTGTGCCAGGCGTTGCACGATAGCGCCGGGCAGGTATGGTGTCTGTGGTGTCCGCAAGAATATCGGTGGGAAGCTCTACACGCTGGTCTATGGTCTCCTAACAGCGATGAACCTAGACCCTATTGAGAAGAAGCCACTCTATCATTTCGAGCCCGGCAGCGGTGTACTCTCCATATCGACTGTCGGGTGCAACTTCTTCTGCCAGTTCTGCCAGAACTGGGAGATATCACAATCGAGGCTAGAGAAGGGCCTCTATGGTAAATACGTGCCACCCGAGGAGGTTGTGGAGAAAGCTAAGCTTGTCGGTGCGGATGGAATAGCCTACACGTATAACGAGCCGAACATCTTCTTCGAGTATCTGTACGACGTAGCTAAGCTAGCCAAGAAAGAGGGTCTCTACAACGTGATGGTGACGAATGGCTACTGGACGCCCGAGGCGATAAGGGAACTAGGCAACCTCATGGATGGCGCCACTGTCGATTTCAAGGGTGGCGGCAACCCTGAGTTCTACAAGAAGTTCATGGGTGTGCCGGACCCGTCTCCAATCTATGATGCGATACTAGAGATGAAGAGGCAGGGATGGTGGATAGAGATAACGAACCTTGTGGTACCAAAGTATGGCGACAAAGAAGAAGACATAAGGAGACTCGCAAGGTGGATAGTGGAGAACCTAGGCCCCGAAACGCCATTCCACCTCCTACGCTTCCACCCGGACTACAAGATAACATGGCTGTCCCCGACACCCGTAGAGACGATAGAGAGACTTGCAAAAGTTGCTATGGAGGAGGGGCTGAAGCACGTGTACATCGGTAACGTGCCGGGGCACCCCCTCGAGCACACATACTGTCCGAATTGCGGCGAGAAAGTGATTGAGAGAATGGGGTTCTACATACTCGCTTGGAGACTCAAGGAGGATAATAGGTGCCCAAGATGCGGCTACAAGCTAAACATCCGGGGAAGGTTCCACGGCGGCGGAGTACACATAACTCCTCTACTATGGTGA
- a CDS encoding alcohol dehydrogenase catalytic domain-containing protein has translation MLAARLYGPRDLRVEDVPEPKPPRGWVLVRTVAVGICGTDKAFYTGTYQLFRKPLIPGHEAVGIVEEGPREIQGELVVTEINLVEDWSAECARAGLYTHCPGSIRKVLGITMDGAMAEYFISKPEALHPIGDLDPIKAVYVEPLAAVLRAFTLHPLRPGENVAVIGTGPIALISAQVARLQGGKVTVYARRDSVKKRVFEKLGFHVETVDEIDLDKIAWEGLGYSAVIEATGSPRGLEIAVAIAAPRARIYMKSTHGSLVSFNQTLAVVKELELLGSRCGTFSEFREAIRLLKEGYIHVEISSVYALRYAREAFDKSLERDQFKVVVRAS, from the coding sequence TTGCTAGCAGCCAGGCTGTACGGGCCGCGTGACTTGCGTGTCGAGGATGTGCCAGAGCCTAAGCCGCCGCGCGGCTGGGTACTCGTGAGGACCGTTGCTGTCGGCATATGTGGTACGGACAAGGCGTTCTACACCGGCACCTACCAGCTGTTCAGGAAGCCGCTCATACCCGGTCACGAGGCTGTCGGTATTGTAGAGGAGGGTCCGCGGGAGATACAGGGAGAGCTAGTGGTCACCGAGATAAACCTGGTAGAAGACTGGAGCGCGGAATGCGCCAGAGCCGGTCTGTACACGCATTGCCCGGGCTCCATCCGGAAGGTTCTAGGCATCACTATGGATGGAGCCATGGCAGAATATTTCATCTCCAAACCAGAAGCCCTCCACCCAATAGGCGACCTTGACCCAATCAAGGCGGTCTACGTGGAGCCTCTAGCCGCTGTACTGAGAGCATTCACGTTACACCCCCTGAGGCCCGGCGAGAATGTAGCAGTGATCGGCACGGGGCCGATAGCCCTCATCTCTGCACAGGTAGCGAGACTCCAAGGTGGAAAAGTAACCGTCTATGCCAGGCGAGACTCTGTGAAGAAAAGAGTGTTTGAGAAGCTCGGGTTCCACGTAGAGACAGTAGACGAGATAGACCTGGACAAGATTGCGTGGGAAGGACTCGGGTACAGCGCGGTTATCGAGGCGACGGGCTCGCCCAGGGGGCTCGAAATAGCCGTAGCTATTGCTGCGCCCCGTGCAAGAATATACATGAAGAGCACGCATGGCTCGCTCGTGAGCTTCAATCAGACGCTAGCGGTCGTCAAAGAGTTGGAGCTCCTAGGTTCGAGGTGTGGGACCTTCAGCGAGTTTCGCGAGGCGATAAGGTTGTTAAAAGAGGGCTACATACACGTAGAGATTAGCAGCGTCTATGCGTTGAGGTACGCGAGGGAAGCGTTCGATAAGAGCCTGGAAAGAGACCAATTCAAGGTAGTAGTCAGGGCATCATAA
- a CDS encoding molybdopterin-dependent oxidoreductase, protein MSNDGFKLTRREFLKLTAAASAAVSVGVAVPRIPSVAELEKAELAVGDGMIREVTTACLICMQRCPIAVGVDSEGKIRYVRYLTMEGYDEFFACCGRPQLIFELPFLRERIKKPLLRVGKRGEGKFKEISWDEALRLLTEWIKEYWDEPWRIVAMSRSGADSGFFHTFFKSVVGTPNVTKHCDTCHTGLDWAGYFLFGKLVSPSSLIPDYANADLIVIMGRNPTQGIVATAWSKLFAESRARKARLIVFDVKRDRLCELADRCYIIPPGTDLAIVLAIMNVILEEKLYNSEYLIKWTNASMLVYEDTLEPVKMDVNPLQKDKLTYLVYDEATGEYKLKPEAKKPALEYEGEYNGRRVKTVLLVLKDAVKKYTPEWASRITGVPAEEIRWVARELARAAPRAFIDHVYKAARYYNEGMFNRVRMIVNVLLGSMGVKGGIAYPGGKPKFPSPFEVIPIETRKPGGESIPEYWKKRGVKNIHKKCFSQLVEKTVVEGKPYPIGLLIIYNENIVSHILGAREFIEALKDENKVKHIVVIDTTFNETVLFADLVLPTTFFIEQDGATLHYAKKGGLGQIVAIKKVVDPPKDVDAKPCWQILWEVAKRLGLTKAEYDPRKVWEKQVEKYGGLKELLEKGVIPVAKGLKYHPWGGKPLPTETGEIELINVKLLREYREYLGKESPLNPLPTWIPPAWMRETGGQLADDQFVVVDAMSALTATNTFMRFSGIVRDAMEKRREYGVLIHTERAAKLGIRDGDLVRIKGPGGEMIAKAIVTDGVHPTVIVGPHATNFGELLPKEVEVVKADGSVERVRIFAKGGGYGVNTNLLGLPVFGKTLVVEEGARTAQCDFIVKVSKA, encoded by the coding sequence ATGAGTAATGATGGTTTTAAATTAACGCGAAGAGAGTTTCTGAAGCTAACCGCTGCGGCCAGTGCTGCTGTATCGGTTGGCGTGGCAGTCCCAAGAATCCCTAGTGTGGCTGAGCTGGAGAAAGCCGAGTTAGCTGTAGGCGACGGCATGATTCGTGAAGTAACTACAGCGTGCCTCATATGCATGCAAAGGTGTCCCATTGCTGTAGGCGTTGATAGCGAGGGCAAGATCCGGTACGTGAGATACCTCACAATGGAGGGTTATGACGAGTTCTTTGCGTGTTGTGGTAGGCCGCAGCTCATTTTCGAACTGCCGTTCCTCCGCGAGAGGATAAAGAAGCCGTTGTTGCGGGTCGGGAAGCGGGGCGAGGGTAAGTTCAAGGAGATATCGTGGGATGAGGCTCTCCGCCTGCTAACAGAATGGATCAAGGAGTATTGGGATGAGCCTTGGCGTATTGTCGCAATGTCCAGGAGTGGCGCTGACAGTGGCTTCTTTCACACATTCTTCAAGAGTGTCGTCGGTACACCCAACGTCACTAAGCACTGTGATACTTGCCATACGGGCTTGGATTGGGCTGGATACTTCCTCTTCGGGAAGCTAGTGAGCCCGAGCAGCCTCATACCAGACTATGCTAACGCGGATCTGATTGTCATCATGGGTAGGAATCCGACACAGGGTATTGTAGCAACAGCGTGGAGCAAGCTGTTCGCCGAGTCCAGAGCCCGCAAGGCGAGACTCATAGTCTTTGATGTCAAGCGTGACAGGTTGTGCGAGCTTGCTGACCGTTGTTACATCATTCCTCCTGGGACCGACCTGGCTATAGTGCTAGCTATCATGAACGTGATACTCGAAGAGAAGCTGTACAACAGCGAGTACTTGATCAAGTGGACCAATGCGTCGATGCTGGTATACGAGGATACACTCGAGCCGGTAAAGATGGATGTGAACCCACTGCAGAAGGACAAGCTAACGTATCTTGTCTACGACGAGGCTACCGGAGAGTATAAGCTGAAACCGGAGGCCAAGAAGCCGGCTCTCGAGTATGAGGGCGAGTATAACGGCAGGCGGGTCAAGACTGTACTCCTTGTGTTAAAGGATGCGGTGAAGAAGTACACACCCGAGTGGGCGTCGAGAATAACGGGAGTACCCGCCGAGGAGATTAGGTGGGTCGCAAGGGAGCTTGCGCGAGCAGCTCCACGCGCGTTTATAGACCATGTGTACAAGGCTGCCAGGTACTACAATGAGGGTATGTTCAACAGAGTACGGATGATTGTGAACGTGTTGCTAGGCTCTATGGGGGTAAAGGGAGGCATAGCATACCCAGGCGGCAAACCCAAGTTCCCATCGCCCTTTGAGGTAATCCCGATCGAGACTAGGAAGCCCGGCGGAGAGTCGATACCAGAGTATTGGAAGAAGAGGGGAGTGAAGAATATACACAAGAAGTGCTTCTCGCAACTGGTCGAGAAGACTGTTGTTGAGGGCAAGCCGTACCCAATAGGCCTCCTAATCATATACAACGAGAACATCGTGAGCCACATTCTCGGGGCACGCGAGTTTATCGAGGCACTGAAGGACGAGAATAAGGTCAAGCACATAGTGGTCATAGACACAACGTTCAACGAGACAGTGCTATTTGCCGACCTCGTGCTACCCACGACATTCTTCATAGAACAGGATGGTGCGACCCTCCACTATGCAAAGAAAGGTGGGCTTGGCCAGATAGTCGCGATAAAGAAGGTTGTCGACCCGCCGAAGGATGTGGACGCTAAGCCTTGCTGGCAGATACTCTGGGAGGTCGCCAAGAGGCTAGGCCTAACCAAGGCCGAGTATGATCCGAGAAAAGTGTGGGAGAAGCAAGTCGAGAAGTATGGTGGCCTCAAAGAGCTTCTCGAGAAAGGAGTCATCCCGGTAGCCAAGGGGCTCAAGTACCACCCGTGGGGCGGCAAGCCGCTGCCAACTGAGACCGGCGAGATAGAACTGATCAACGTGAAGCTCCTCAGAGAGTACCGCGAGTACCTCGGCAAGGAGTCGCCGCTCAACCCGTTGCCAACCTGGATACCGCCTGCTTGGATGCGCGAGACGGGAGGCCAACTGGCTGACGACCAGTTTGTCGTCGTAGACGCGATGAGTGCGTTGACGGCTACGAACACGTTCATGAGGTTTAGCGGGATTGTACGCGATGCTATGGAGAAGAGGAGAGAGTACGGGGTTCTCATACACACCGAGAGGGCAGCAAAGCTGGGCATACGCGATGGCGACCTTGTGAGGATTAAGGGTCCAGGCGGCGAGATGATAGCAAAAGCCATTGTTACTGATGGTGTACATCCAACCGTCATCGTAGGCCCGCATGCTACTAACTTCGGCGAGCTGCTGCCCAAGGAGGTAGAGGTGGTCAAAGCTGACGGCAGTGTTGAACGTGTAAGAATCTTCGCTAAGGGTGGAGGCTATGGTGTGAACACCAACCTTCTAGGGCTCCCGGTGTTCGGGAAGACGCTTGTTGTCGAAGAGGGTGCACGAACAGCCCAATGCGATTTCATAGTCAAAGTGTCCAAGGCGTGA
- a CDS encoding 4Fe-4S dicluster domain-containing protein, translating into MARYGMVIDLNRCIGCLACVVACIRENIARQTGEDVVYPEPPVLYARTKPVHMKGGESLPFSDTTVFIQCQHCENPPCAMVCPTGATFVDEYGVVRLDHNKCIGCRACMIACPYAARTMYRGSLPGEPPNKYGLVPNTPDKCTFCVHRREAGNWVPACVEACAFGARMFGDLDDDKSEVARIVRSGTAVQLLSGLGCDPKLFYVPPLRSALNARR; encoded by the coding sequence ATGGCTCGGTATGGTATGGTCATAGACCTCAACCGTTGCATCGGATGTCTAGCCTGCGTTGTAGCCTGTATACGCGAGAACATCGCCAGGCAGACTGGCGAGGATGTAGTCTATCCAGAGCCGCCAGTGTTGTATGCTAGAACAAAACCGGTTCACATGAAAGGTGGCGAAAGCCTCCCATTCAGCGACACGACGGTGTTCATACAGTGTCAGCACTGCGAGAATCCACCATGTGCAATGGTTTGTCCGACGGGCGCCACGTTCGTCGACGAGTATGGAGTCGTCCGGCTTGATCACAACAAGTGCATAGGTTGTAGGGCGTGCATGATCGCGTGTCCATACGCAGCCAGGACCATGTATCGTGGTAGCCTGCCAGGCGAGCCGCCAAACAAGTATGGCCTGGTGCCAAACACGCCAGACAAGTGTACATTCTGCGTGCATAGAAGAGAGGCTGGCAACTGGGTACCAGCATGCGTCGAGGCTTGTGCATTCGGCGCTAGGATGTTCGGCGACCTTGACGATGACAAGAGTGAGGTTGCAAGGATAGTCAGGAGTGGCACGGCCGTCCAGTTGCTATCGGGGCTGGGGTGTGATCCCAAGCTTTTCTACGTGCCGCCGTTGAGAAGCGCACTTAACGCAAGGAGGTGA
- the nrfD gene encoding NrfD/PsrC family molybdoenzyme membrane anchor subunit has product MSKVLALILIGVVLSALFAYGVYSYQVATGGAPLALAAWGAMVAGYTFFALMSGGVFDSLAIEAAILGKRDALKLARKLVWLALATLIPGILLVFADLTMMQNSMWIWLGFNPASRIAWNGVLYLLYGGFALATLLYVIMRGEESLATRTGKLLLLGGLAASILLEYNLGMAYGVNFAVPGWWAAPTGILFVVLAFLLGSAWTLLVMETIGPGGEDAVKAWEEYKKGTVLEMGLAAAALLYILLWVTVQQLAWTPASTVVSMGTGYIAAVIAVVVLAGLVPLAVAAARVKSRGTLVTVATLVIIAVLVYMIFPFNTVPQLARIDALATYASLESYVHIEEVVAELLAYTEILAVIGGFGVFALLYGLGLKLLALEPGEKPKRLIVFR; this is encoded by the coding sequence ATGAGTAAGGTGCTCGCACTCATACTAATCGGTGTAGTGCTCTCAGCGCTATTCGCCTATGGGGTCTACAGCTACCAGGTTGCAACGGGCGGCGCGCCGCTAGCACTAGCAGCATGGGGTGCAATGGTAGCCGGCTACACCTTCTTTGCGCTAATGTCTGGCGGCGTCTTTGACTCGCTAGCGATAGAGGCCGCCATACTAGGCAAGAGAGATGCGCTCAAACTAGCCAGGAAGCTTGTATGGCTTGCGCTCGCCACGCTGATACCCGGTATACTGCTAGTGTTCGCGGATCTAACGATGATGCAGAATAGTATGTGGATATGGCTAGGATTCAATCCAGCCTCTAGAATAGCGTGGAACGGCGTACTATACCTGCTGTACGGCGGCTTTGCACTAGCGACACTACTATACGTCATAATGAGGGGCGAGGAGAGCCTAGCGACGAGGACAGGTAAGCTACTGTTGCTGGGCGGCCTGGCGGCCAGCATACTGCTAGAATACAACCTGGGAATGGCGTACGGCGTTAACTTTGCAGTGCCAGGCTGGTGGGCGGCACCCACCGGCATACTGTTCGTGGTGCTAGCGTTCCTGCTAGGCTCTGCCTGGACGCTTCTAGTGATGGAGACCATAGGCCCTGGCGGCGAGGACGCAGTCAAAGCATGGGAGGAGTACAAGAAGGGTACAGTGCTAGAGATGGGGTTGGCCGCAGCAGCACTTCTCTACATACTGCTCTGGGTCACGGTACAACAACTAGCATGGACCCCCGCATCGACCGTAGTATCGATGGGCACCGGGTATATCGCGGCGGTTATCGCTGTTGTTGTGCTAGCAGGGCTAGTACCGCTAGCCGTGGCTGCAGCACGCGTCAAGAGCAGGGGCACACTAGTGACGGTAGCTACGCTCGTAATCATAGCAGTGCTAGTATATATGATATTCCCGTTCAACACGGTGCCGCAACTCGCAAGGATAGATGCACTGGCGACATACGCTAGCCTAGAGAGCTACGTGCACATAGAGGAGGTTGTAGCAGAACTACTAGCGTACACAGAGATACTAGCCGTCATAGGAGGTTTCGGTGTATTCGCCCTCCTCTACGGTCTAGGCTTGAAGCTGTTGGCCCTCGAGCCCGGCGAGAAGCCGAAGAGACTGATAGTCTTCCGCTAA
- a CDS encoding TrpB-like pyridoxal phosphate-dependent enzyme: MPSRWYNIVADLPVPLPPLIDPLDDEGSRIQLLVRILPSRLIDEEYTLSRFLDIPDEVRAAYRKVGRPTPLIRAEGLEKALGVHGRVRIYYKFEGALPTGSHKINTAIPQVYYAKLDGANEVATETGAGQWGLAVATAAAILGMKATIFMTRSSYHSKRQRRLLMQLLGATVHPSPSEVTEAGRRALRENPEHPGSLGLAITEAVEYVLSSNDRRYVAGSVLESVLTHQTVIGMEVLEQLPEEPDYMIACVGGGSNMGGFSYPALGMKLRSEGFEKTRFIAAEATAVPRLSKGEYRYDGLDTGLVLPLAKMYTLGKDYVPPPIHAAGLRYHGAAPSLSLLRKLGYIEARAYTQEEVYEAGKLFARSEGIIPAPESTHAIRAVIDIAKRAPQDTVIVFNLSGHGLLDTDAFEKIESRIISGRLPQPD, encoded by the coding sequence GTGCCTTCACGCTGGTATAACATTGTGGCTGACCTCCCGGTGCCGCTCCCCCCGCTCATAGATCCTCTCGATGACGAGGGTTCCAGGATACAGCTGCTGGTGCGCATACTCCCATCGAGGCTTATCGACGAGGAGTACACTCTCTCAAGGTTCCTCGATATACCGGACGAGGTTAGGGCGGCTTACAGGAAGGTTGGGAGGCCGACACCACTCATCCGTGCAGAGGGTTTAGAGAAGGCGCTTGGCGTGCATGGAAGAGTGCGTATATACTATAAGTTCGAGGGTGCGTTGCCCACCGGGAGCCACAAAATCAACACCGCGATACCCCAGGTGTACTACGCGAAGCTTGACGGTGCTAACGAGGTTGCGACCGAGACTGGTGCCGGGCAATGGGGGCTCGCCGTGGCTACAGCAGCCGCGATACTCGGTATGAAAGCAACCATATTCATGACCAGGTCGAGCTACCATAGCAAGAGGCAGCGCAGGCTGCTAATGCAGCTTCTTGGCGCCACGGTACACCCGAGCCCGAGTGAGGTCACTGAAGCAGGGAGACGAGCGCTCAGGGAGAACCCGGAGCACCCGGGCAGCTTGGGGCTCGCCATAACCGAGGCCGTGGAGTACGTCCTGTCAAGCAACGATAGGAGGTATGTTGCTGGCTCTGTACTCGAGAGTGTGCTCACACACCAGACTGTGATAGGCATGGAGGTGCTGGAGCAGTTGCCCGAAGAGCCGGACTATATGATAGCATGTGTAGGCGGCGGGAGCAACATGGGCGGCTTCTCGTACCCCGCTCTAGGAATGAAGCTTCGTAGCGAGGGATTCGAGAAGACCAGATTCATAGCCGCAGAGGCTACAGCTGTACCGAGGCTCTCGAAAGGCGAGTACCGCTACGACGGACTAGACACTGGCCTCGTCCTGCCACTAGCAAAGATGTACACCCTGGGCAAGGACTACGTACCCCCGCCTATACACGCTGCTGGACTACGATACCACGGAGCCGCGCCAAGCCTAAGCCTGCTAAGGAAACTCGGCTACATTGAAGCACGTGCCTATACACAAGAGGAGGTATACGAGGCGGGCAAGCTGTTTGCACGCAGCGAGGGTATCATCCCAGCACCAGAATCAACCCACGCCATCAGAGCAGTCATCGATATCGCGAAGAGAGCGCCACAGGACACAGTCATAGTCTTCAACCTGAGTGGCCACGGGCTTCTAGATACCGACGCCTTCGAGAAGATAGAATCGCGTATCATATCAGGGAGGCTACCCCAGCCCGACTAG
- a CDS encoding NADH-quinone oxidoreductase subunit C, translating to MGENTSLKSKLATLGKLAEKDGHLILETSVERLERVAEVLVEEGYDHVASLTVVDLPKEGKLQVTYVVESYSNPHRLVFVRLEVPRSDPRIPSLVKVWPSLELQERENWEMFGIEFEGHPDLRHLLLPPDWTPGVYPLRKDFVVKEEPFMAPPDLQKRAEEIAKRMGVQQQQQQPGGQGKS from the coding sequence TTGGGAGAGAACACGAGCCTTAAATCAAAGCTTGCTACGCTAGGCAAGCTTGCAGAGAAGGATGGCCACCTTATACTCGAGACTAGCGTAGAGAGGCTTGAGAGGGTTGCAGAGGTCTTAGTCGAGGAGGGTTATGACCACGTTGCTAGTTTGACTGTTGTTGACCTCCCGAAGGAGGGGAAGCTACAGGTAACCTATGTTGTAGAGTCGTACTCTAACCCGCATAGACTAGTCTTTGTTCGTCTAGAGGTTCCGAGGAGCGATCCTCGCATCCCGAGCTTGGTTAAGGTATGGCCTAGCCTGGAGCTCCAGGAGAGGGAGAACTGGGAGATGTTTGGGATAGAGTTTGAGGGGCACCCAGATCTCCGGCATCTACTCCTCCCGCCGGATTGGACGCCTGGTGTCTATCCGCTCCGCAAGGATTTCGTTGTGAAAGAGGAGCCCTTCATGGCACCCCCAGATTTACAGAAACGCGCCGAGGAGATCGCAAAGAGGATGGGTGTTCAACAGCAGCAACAACAGCCAGGGGGCCAGGGGAAGAGCTAG
- a CDS encoding ferredoxin has product MPIRVKIDRDQCIADMVCVSLCPDVFEMDPNDGKASIKKEFRADPNDPSVGEVPDQYKECVENAANSCPVNIIHIE; this is encoded by the coding sequence ATGCCCATCCGCGTGAAGATCGACCGCGACCAGTGCATCGCTGACATGGTGTGCGTCAGCCTTTGTCCTGACGTGTTCGAGATGGACCCGAACGACGGCAAGGCCTCCATTAAGAAGGAGTTCCGCGCTGACCCCAACGATCCGAGCGTAGGCGAGGTTCCAGACCAGTACAAGGAGTGCGTCGAGAACGCTGCTAACAGCTGCCCGGTTAACATCATACATATAGAGTAA
- the dph5 gene encoding diphthine synthase: MPLFIAGFGTSIEYVTLRLLDVLREADKVYIDAYTSIAPGLDADSVARLAPRAEIVIADRKLLEEKQSVIIEEAREKNIVVLVPGDPMLATTHVTLRIEAVRRGVSVELIHGVSGLQAVVSYTGLQVYRFGRTVTLVYPEEGFKPYSTVEYTWENLDRGLHTLILLDLRLDQGRAMSINEAIPILLELEDELVSQTGRKERLIRDSILVGVARAGTREAKCRAGKAEEVASEAYPPPPHSLIVTAPRLHPIEEEALHLICNLGVARHGPKTR, encoded by the coding sequence ATGCCGCTCTTCATAGCGGGGTTCGGTACGAGTATAGAGTACGTGACGCTCCGGCTTTTGGATGTGTTGCGTGAAGCAGACAAGGTCTACATAGATGCGTATACCAGTATAGCGCCTGGGCTTGACGCGGATAGTGTTGCTAGGCTTGCGCCTCGCGCCGAGATAGTGATTGCAGACCGTAAGCTTCTCGAGGAGAAGCAGAGCGTTATCATCGAGGAGGCGCGGGAGAAGAATATCGTGGTTCTCGTCCCGGGGGACCCGATGCTAGCAACTACGCACGTGACGCTCCGCATCGAGGCCGTGAGGAGAGGTGTGTCTGTTGAACTCATCCATGGCGTCTCTGGGTTGCAAGCTGTCGTTAGCTACACTGGTCTGCAGGTGTACCGTTTCGGGCGTACAGTGACACTCGTCTACCCCGAGGAGGGCTTCAAGCCATACTCAACAGTAGAGTATACATGGGAGAACCTTGACCGTGGGCTGCACACGCTCATACTACTCGATCTGCGCTTGGATCAGGGCCGAGCAATGAGCATCAACGAGGCTATACCGATACTCCTCGAGCTTGAAGACGAGCTAGTCTCGCAGACGGGGCGCAAAGAGAGGCTCATACGAGACTCTATACTGGTGGGCGTGGCGCGTGCTGGCACACGCGAAGCAAAGTGCAGGGCTGGCAAGGCGGAAGAGGTGGCGTCCGAGGCCTATCCTCCCCCGCCACACTCGCTGATAGTAACAGCGCCCAGGCTACACCCTATAGAAGAAGAGGCGCTACACCTCATATGCAATCTGGGCGTGGCGCGGCACGGCCCGAAGACACGCTAA